Proteins encoded by one window of Mangrovibacterium diazotrophicum:
- a CDS encoding PspC domain-containing protein: MILGVSQWLSDKLGWNVTGIRIAFVVGVLIFGVGLGLYLILWLVKMFSK; this comes from the coding sequence ATGATTTTAGGTGTTTCACAATGGCTAAGCGATAAATTAGGTTGGAATGTAACGGGCATCCGAATTGCATTTGTGGTAGGTGTACTGATATTCGGAGTTGGGTTAGGCTTGTATCTGATCCTTTGGTTGGTGAAGATGTTTTCCAAATAA
- a CDS encoding TolC family protein, whose amino-acid sequence MRKINIALLMLLFAVPALAQQSLYDVLQQIETNNTAYQAQQSQAEAQKAENRIGNTPDNPEVNGGYLWGSPSAIGNRKDFSVNQEIAFPTVYHHQKKLADLRDLQADLSAEQYRLALRQEAAQLWVELVSLNQRIAIQRERTELAVKLGNAYEERLTAGDANRIDRNKAALNAMQAEKELARLQQEKELLQLSLNAINGNQPLPVNGETYEPVRLPAEFDLWEQAVMQNNPTARWYMLEGDAAERELKLNRGKSLPKINGGYMMENTVGEKFQGVTLGLSIPLWENKNTVKAARLLQESTQLEQQDFQLQLTAELQKLYRSVQLASARVEGFREELESMQQQNLLQEALDAGQISLIEYLLEMQFNYEAVDQYLEAQKELQLAWVKMQMLGM is encoded by the coding sequence ATGCGAAAAATTAATATCGCTTTGCTGATGCTGTTGTTCGCAGTTCCGGCTCTGGCACAGCAAAGCCTGTACGATGTTTTACAACAAATAGAAACAAACAATACCGCTTACCAGGCGCAACAGTCGCAGGCTGAAGCACAGAAAGCCGAAAACCGGATCGGCAACACGCCCGATAACCCGGAGGTGAATGGTGGCTACCTGTGGGGAAGCCCATCAGCGATTGGTAACCGCAAAGATTTTTCGGTGAACCAGGAGATTGCTTTTCCAACGGTTTATCACCATCAGAAAAAGCTGGCCGATCTGCGCGACCTGCAGGCCGACCTGAGTGCTGAACAATACCGGTTGGCTTTGCGGCAGGAAGCAGCGCAGTTGTGGGTAGAGTTGGTGAGTCTGAATCAACGTATCGCGATTCAGCGGGAACGGACGGAGCTGGCTGTCAAGCTGGGCAATGCGTACGAGGAACGTTTAACGGCTGGCGATGCCAACCGGATCGACCGTAATAAAGCGGCGCTGAATGCGATGCAGGCTGAAAAAGAACTGGCACGCTTGCAGCAGGAAAAAGAGCTATTGCAGCTCAGCCTGAATGCAATTAACGGGAATCAGCCACTACCGGTAAATGGGGAAACTTATGAGCCGGTCCGTCTACCTGCTGAATTTGATTTGTGGGAACAGGCGGTGATGCAAAATAACCCGACAGCTCGTTGGTATATGCTGGAAGGAGATGCGGCTGAACGAGAACTGAAACTGAACCGCGGGAAGAGCCTGCCGAAGATTAATGGTGGCTACATGATGGAGAATACCGTGGGAGAGAAGTTTCAGGGAGTGACTCTTGGACTTTCCATTCCTTTGTGGGAAAATAAGAATACTGTGAAGGCGGCTCGTTTGCTACAGGAATCCACGCAGCTGGAGCAGCAGGACTTTCAGCTTCAACTGACTGCTGAATTACAAAAGCTTTACCGCTCGGTACAGCTGGCATCGGCCCGAGTGGAAGGTTTTCGGGAAGAACTTGAGAGCATGCAGCAGCAGAATCTGTTGCAGGAAGCGCTTGATGCAGGGCAGATCTCGCTGATTGAGTACCTGCTCGAAATGCAGTTTAACTACGAAGCCGTTGATCAGTATCTGGAAGCGCAAAAAGAACTGCAACTGGCGTGGGTGAAGATGCAGATGCTTGGCATGTAG
- a CDS encoding efflux RND transporter permease subunit produces the protein MLDRIIKFSLQNKLLVLLGAAVLLFAGVYTARDMDVDVFPDLTAPTVVVMTDAHGMAAEEVERLVTFPIETAVNGATDVRRVRSNSAQGISFVWIEFDWGTDIFKARQIVSEKLVTLAGQMPVGVGQPTMAPQSSVMGEVMFVGLQADSTNMMDLRTLAEWNVKPVLLATGGVSQVTIIGGDYKQYKILVNPRLMDLYNVSLDELASVCAGMSENSTGGVVREYGNEYVVRGMARTSDLDELGRSLIKLKDGQPVYMEDVAELKIDAAVKMGYASQNGKPAVILSVSKQPNTNTLKLTERISGNLEALSKTLPPDVVLDSHIFRQADFIETAVDNVKDSLLEGGVFVIVILFLFLGSFRTTIISLLAIPLSLLGAVLVLKAFGLTINTMSLGGMAIAIGSLVDDAIIDVENVFKRLRQNRQLPAAERVTPWKVVFEASKEIRSSIFNATLIIMVAFIPLFFLSGMEGRMLKPLGIAYIVSLFMSLIVAMTLTPLLCRLLLTGDKYLTRKNKENWLTRKMNHYYERSLLTVFRWKKVVLGAAFALLIVSVILLAGMGRSFLPEFNEGALTIAAVSQPGISLDESNQLGKLIEQELLSIPEVQSTARRTGRGELDEHSQSTNSAEIEVKFNLDKRSSEVFMADVRDKLSHIPGIAATVGQPIGHRIDHMLSGTRANIAIKLFGTDLTELYRLGTQIQQNIADIDGLVDVNVEQQVEVPQIQIKARRTMLAQYGISIDEFTHFVDLALGGEKLADIYEGQQSYDLILRFNPDYTDTMEGLKSALIDTGAGGKVPLEQVAEIVSVSGPNRISREDVQRKLVISANVSERDLRSAVADIKQAIAEHISLPEGYRIEYGGQFESEARASRTLATATVLAILIIFLLLYQEFKNLKLAGIILLNLPMALIGGVFAIYVTSGIISIPAIIGFITLFGIATRNGILLVSRFQQMEEQGMKLGDILIRGSVDRLNPILMTALTAALALIPLALRGHAPGNEIQSPMAKVILGGLLSSTLLNIYLVPVIYQLLHRFGLLKQNDDAKN, from the coding sequence ATGTTAGATCGAATAATCAAGTTTTCTCTTCAAAATAAGCTACTTGTTTTGTTGGGGGCAGCTGTGTTGCTGTTCGCCGGTGTTTACACGGCTCGGGACATGGATGTGGATGTGTTTCCGGATCTCACAGCACCAACGGTGGTTGTAATGACCGATGCACACGGCATGGCAGCCGAAGAGGTGGAGCGCCTGGTAACTTTCCCGATTGAAACGGCGGTAAACGGTGCAACCGATGTTCGCCGAGTGCGCTCGAATTCCGCACAGGGGATTTCATTTGTCTGGATTGAGTTTGACTGGGGAACTGACATTTTCAAAGCCCGGCAGATTGTGAGTGAGAAGCTGGTGACTTTGGCCGGGCAAATGCCCGTCGGCGTTGGCCAACCCACGATGGCGCCACAGTCGAGCGTGATGGGCGAGGTGATGTTTGTCGGGCTGCAGGCCGACTCAACCAATATGATGGACTTGCGCACGTTGGCTGAGTGGAATGTAAAGCCGGTGTTACTGGCTACGGGAGGCGTCTCGCAGGTGACCATTATTGGTGGAGACTACAAGCAATACAAGATCCTGGTCAATCCGCGTTTGATGGATCTTTACAATGTCAGTCTGGATGAACTGGCTTCGGTTTGCGCCGGGATGAGCGAGAACTCAACCGGAGGTGTTGTGCGGGAATATGGCAACGAATATGTTGTGCGTGGGATGGCCCGGACTTCTGATCTGGATGAGCTGGGGCGCTCGCTGATTAAGTTGAAGGATGGCCAGCCGGTTTACATGGAAGATGTGGCCGAGCTGAAGATAGACGCAGCGGTGAAGATGGGTTATGCTTCGCAGAACGGAAAGCCGGCCGTCATTCTTTCGGTATCCAAACAGCCCAATACCAACACCCTGAAACTGACAGAACGAATCTCCGGGAACCTGGAGGCGTTAAGCAAAACCTTGCCACCAGATGTGGTGCTGGATTCACATATTTTCCGGCAGGCAGACTTTATTGAAACGGCTGTCGACAATGTCAAAGATTCGCTGCTGGAAGGCGGCGTGTTTGTGATTGTGATCCTGTTTCTCTTTCTCGGAAGTTTCCGAACGACGATCATCTCGCTGCTGGCGATTCCTTTGTCGTTGCTGGGGGCAGTGCTGGTGTTAAAAGCCTTCGGATTAACGATCAACACGATGAGTTTGGGCGGGATGGCAATTGCGATCGGTTCGCTGGTCGACGATGCCATTATTGATGTGGAGAATGTCTTCAAGCGGCTACGGCAAAACCGGCAGTTGCCGGCAGCCGAGCGGGTAACTCCCTGGAAAGTTGTTTTTGAAGCATCGAAGGAAATTCGTTCTTCCATTTTCAATGCGACATTGATTATCATGGTCGCTTTTATCCCGCTGTTTTTCCTGTCGGGAATGGAGGGGCGGATGTTGAAGCCACTGGGGATTGCCTACATCGTGTCGCTGTTTATGTCGCTGATTGTGGCGATGACGCTGACGCCGCTGTTGTGCCGCTTGCTGTTAACGGGCGACAAGTACCTGACCCGGAAGAATAAGGAAAACTGGTTGACCCGGAAGATGAATCACTACTACGAGCGTTCCTTGCTGACGGTTTTCCGCTGGAAGAAAGTTGTCCTTGGTGCAGCGTTTGCGTTGTTGATTGTTTCTGTCATTTTACTTGCCGGTATGGGACGAAGTTTCCTGCCCGAGTTTAACGAAGGTGCATTGACGATTGCAGCAGTCAGCCAACCGGGAATTTCGCTGGACGAAAGTAATCAGTTGGGAAAACTGATTGAACAGGAACTCTTATCGATACCCGAGGTGCAAAGCACCGCACGCAGAACCGGGCGCGGCGAACTGGACGAACATTCGCAGTCGACAAACAGTGCTGAGATTGAGGTGAAGTTCAATCTCGACAAACGATCCAGTGAGGTCTTTATGGCAGATGTTCGGGATAAGCTGAGCCACATCCCCGGTATTGCCGCAACCGTGGGGCAGCCCATCGGGCACCGTATCGACCACATGCTCTCGGGAACGCGCGCCAATATTGCCATTAAGTTATTCGGTACCGACCTTACGGAGCTTTACCGTTTAGGGACACAGATTCAGCAAAATATAGCCGACATCGACGGGCTGGTGGATGTGAATGTGGAACAACAGGTAGAGGTCCCGCAGATTCAGATTAAAGCCCGCCGCACCATGTTGGCACAGTACGGCATCAGCATCGACGAGTTTACCCATTTTGTTGACCTGGCTTTAGGAGGTGAGAAGCTTGCCGATATTTATGAAGGGCAGCAGAGCTACGACCTGATTCTGCGCTTCAACCCCGATTACACCGATACCATGGAAGGATTGAAATCGGCGCTGATTGATACCGGCGCCGGTGGTAAAGTACCTTTGGAGCAGGTGGCCGAAATTGTGTCGGTATCCGGACCAAACCGAATCAGCAGAGAAGATGTGCAACGCAAGTTGGTTATTTCGGCCAATGTGAGTGAGCGTGACCTGCGCAGTGCAGTGGCGGATATCAAGCAAGCAATCGCAGAGCACATTAGCTTGCCCGAAGGTTACCGCATTGAGTATGGCGGGCAGTTCGAAAGCGAGGCCCGTGCATCGCGAACGCTGGCTACAGCAACCGTGTTGGCCATTCTCATCATTTTCCTTTTGCTCTACCAGGAGTTTAAGAACCTGAAGCTGGCGGGCATCATTTTGCTGAACCTGCCCATGGCATTGATTGGCGGTGTATTTGCCATCTACGTCACTTCGGGTATCATCAGCATCCCGGCTATTATCGGTTTTATCACCTTGTTTGGAATCGCCACGCGTAACGGGATTTTGTTGGTGTCTCGCTTTCAGCAAATGGAAGAGCAAGGCATGAAACTGGGCGACATCCTGATCCGCGGATCAGTCGACCGGTTGAACCCGATCCTAATGACAGCACTTACTGCCGCTTTGGCTTTGATTCCGCTCGCTTTGCGCGGCCATGCGCCGGGCAACGAGATCCAGAGCCCGATGGCCAAGGTCATCCTGGGCGGTCTGCTGTCTTCAACATTACTGAATATTTACCTGGTGCCGGTGATCTACCAGTTGCTGCACCGCTTTGGCTTATTAAAACAGAATGACGATGCGAAAAATTAA
- a CDS encoding efflux RND transporter periplasmic adaptor subunit yields the protein MKRLYVVAFAAALGLAACSSHQKTEHDHDHENDGHDHHEEISQKLIQYNDTYELFAEAEPFVAGESADVLAHFTCLENFKPLVGAVVNALLEVNGEQSQAKAEAVSPGIYRVVVNAPKAGAGQLKFRVAAEDGVNELSVPVKVFADSHEPHHFLEEEDAPATAVPFTKEQSWKLDFATALPQSKPFGQLIKTTARVEALPAKTRTLTAQTSGVVQFASAGIVGGSTVTAGQQLFTITGSGMGDDNAALVYQTAEGDYELAKAEYERMKQLADKQIVSQKEFLQARNSFEKAEAKYENLKANFNSQGQSVRAPKTGVLEQVRVQNGQHVSAGDPLATLASYDKVQLVAGVQQKYSKQLSKISSVAFYTSNPGWRNLDDLNGKLLSVGQRTQESNFLLPVYFEADNAGEFVPGSYVEMNLTTGSEQNEVVVPVTSLVEQQGNFFVFVQLNPELFEKRQVFPGSSNGYETAIKRGLSADERIVTKGAVMLKLVSASSTLDPHAGHVH from the coding sequence ATGAAGCGATTATATGTTGTGGCTTTTGCTGCGGCCCTCGGTTTAGCGGCCTGCAGCAGCCATCAAAAAACAGAACACGATCATGATCATGAGAATGATGGCCATGATCATCACGAAGAAATCAGTCAAAAACTAATTCAATACAACGATACTTACGAGCTGTTTGCCGAAGCGGAACCTTTTGTCGCAGGAGAGTCTGCTGATGTGCTGGCTCATTTTACCTGCCTGGAAAACTTTAAGCCGCTTGTGGGAGCAGTGGTGAATGCTCTGCTGGAGGTAAACGGCGAACAATCGCAGGCAAAGGCTGAGGCGGTTTCTCCCGGAATTTACCGGGTGGTGGTTAACGCACCAAAAGCGGGTGCCGGACAATTGAAGTTTCGTGTCGCAGCAGAAGACGGTGTGAATGAGCTGTCAGTTCCTGTGAAGGTATTTGCGGACAGTCACGAACCGCACCACTTTCTGGAAGAAGAGGATGCACCGGCAACGGCAGTTCCGTTCACGAAAGAACAATCCTGGAAACTGGACTTTGCCACCGCGTTGCCGCAAAGCAAACCTTTCGGGCAGCTGATCAAGACGACAGCGCGAGTGGAAGCATTGCCGGCAAAAACAAGAACACTGACTGCTCAAACGAGCGGTGTTGTTCAATTTGCTTCGGCGGGGATTGTTGGCGGAAGCACTGTTACGGCCGGGCAGCAACTCTTTACCATTACCGGCTCGGGTATGGGCGACGATAATGCGGCGCTGGTTTATCAGACCGCTGAAGGCGACTATGAGCTGGCCAAAGCCGAGTACGAACGTATGAAGCAACTGGCCGACAAGCAAATTGTTTCGCAGAAGGAATTCCTGCAAGCCCGCAACAGTTTCGAGAAAGCTGAGGCGAAGTATGAGAATCTAAAAGCGAATTTCAACTCACAAGGGCAGAGTGTTCGGGCACCCAAAACGGGCGTGCTGGAACAGGTTCGTGTGCAAAACGGGCAACACGTTTCGGCAGGCGATCCGCTGGCAACGTTAGCCAGTTACGACAAAGTGCAGTTGGTTGCCGGTGTGCAGCAAAAGTACAGCAAGCAGTTGTCCAAAATCAGTTCGGTTGCTTTTTATACGAGTAATCCCGGTTGGCGAAACCTGGACGATTTGAACGGCAAATTATTGTCGGTTGGTCAACGTACGCAGGAAAGCAACTTTCTGCTTCCGGTTTATTTTGAAGCGGATAATGCCGGCGAATTTGTTCCGGGCAGTTACGTGGAGATGAACCTGACAACCGGTTCGGAGCAAAATGAAGTGGTTGTGCCGGTAACTTCATTGGTGGAGCAACAGGGTAACTTCTTTGTATTTGTGCAGCTGAATCCGGAGCTTTTCGAAAAACGGCAGGTTTTCCCGGGCTCATCCAACGGTTACGAAACGGCCATCAAGCGCGGTTTAAGTGCCGATGAGCGCATTGTTACCAAAGGCGCTGTGATGCTGAAACTGGTTTCGGCTTCATCAACCCTTGACCCGCATGCCGGGCACGTGCACTAA
- a CDS encoding bifunctional fucokinase/fucose-1-phosphate guanylyltransferase, translating into MLSIKSLFLGFTHNKRMKKLLSLPENLVNQFHQLEQVTKQEYFCASDPAGTKVGSGGGTSWLFYQNWKTENPEMSFSDWLAKDQRIIIHAGGQSRRLPSYATAGKILTPIPVFRYERGQKLDQSLMDLQLPLYEKIMTHAPAGVNTLIASGDTFIRANDKIEKLPEADVICYGLWVEPSLATNHGVYVCDREYPHELLYMLQKPSSEIIRGLAVSKLFLMDIGIWLLSDKAVKLLMKKSGFDAEQPAADWTPSFYDLYGQFGLNLGSQAENADPELNALSVAILPLPGGEFYHYGTSRELISSTLAVQNRVKDQRSIWTKNVKPHPAMFIQNAVVEVPLTSDHSELWIENSHVGKGWKLAQQHILTGIPENNWTMDLQAKTCIDLVTVGETTTAVRPYGFSDKFSGKVADKSTLWMGISLPEWFFQHDVTLEDAGILPDTDIQEAALFPLIKDVEQMGRMLNWMIQANGDDEMKALWLSSERLSAAGISAKANLFRLYEQRKAFRIQNWPVLAKNYQRSVFYQVNLDEAAKDYAENNIELPASLSEQESAITRLHDYMFRSRVAQYAGKNPEPDEQKAFALLRESLIQSLKGDKVIPQLNIFPDQIVWGRSPVRIDLAGGWSDTPPFCLMSGGSVLNMAIELNGQPPLQVYIKPCEEYKIILRSIDLGAREDVKTFEELADYQKVGSPFSIPKAALCLAGFGPVFSKLVKGSLEEQLKAFGCGIEISLLAAIPKGSGLGTSSILAATVLGALSDFCGLNWDKNEICNRTLVLEQLLTTGGGWQDQYGGVFPGIKLLETRSGLYQSPTVRWTPDYLFTRPEYRECMLLYYTGITRTAKNILSEIVRGMFLNSTRHLAILNEIKAHAQTTFEALQTGSYEHFAQQVSMTWQQKQDLDPGTNPPAIQGIINQIKDLCLAYKLPGAGGGGYMFIMAKDPEAAGKIKQILTLNPPNKSARFVDISLSNNGFQSSRS; encoded by the coding sequence CTGCTCTCAATAAAATCCTTATTTTTGGGCTTCACTCATAACAAACGCATGAAAAAGTTACTCTCCCTGCCAGAAAACCTGGTTAATCAGTTTCACCAATTAGAGCAAGTTACCAAACAGGAATATTTTTGCGCCAGCGACCCCGCCGGTACAAAAGTGGGCTCCGGTGGCGGAACTTCCTGGTTGTTTTATCAGAACTGGAAAACTGAAAATCCGGAGATGAGCTTCAGCGACTGGTTGGCGAAAGATCAGCGGATTATTATTCATGCGGGAGGGCAGAGCCGACGGTTGCCATCTTATGCAACTGCCGGTAAAATTTTAACACCAATTCCCGTGTTTCGTTATGAGCGTGGGCAGAAGCTCGATCAGTCGCTGATGGACTTGCAGTTGCCCCTGTACGAGAAAATTATGACACACGCACCGGCGGGTGTAAATACGTTAATTGCCAGCGGTGACACCTTTATCCGCGCCAATGATAAAATTGAAAAGCTTCCTGAAGCTGATGTGATTTGCTACGGTTTGTGGGTCGAACCTTCGTTGGCTACGAACCATGGCGTTTATGTGTGCGACCGCGAGTATCCGCACGAGTTGCTGTACATGCTTCAAAAACCGAGTAGTGAAATTATTCGCGGTCTGGCCGTGAGCAAGCTGTTCCTGATGGACATCGGTATTTGGTTGCTAAGCGATAAAGCAGTGAAACTGTTGATGAAGAAGTCTGGTTTTGATGCGGAGCAACCGGCGGCGGATTGGACACCTTCGTTTTACGATTTATACGGACAGTTTGGTTTGAACCTCGGTTCGCAGGCAGAGAATGCCGATCCGGAACTGAATGCACTTTCGGTGGCAATTTTGCCATTGCCGGGAGGCGAATTCTACCATTACGGTACAAGTCGCGAGTTGATTTCGTCAACATTAGCGGTGCAAAACCGGGTGAAAGATCAGCGCAGCATCTGGACAAAAAATGTGAAGCCACATCCGGCCATGTTTATTCAAAACGCGGTGGTTGAAGTGCCATTGACTTCTGATCATTCCGAATTGTGGATTGAAAACTCGCACGTTGGCAAAGGTTGGAAATTGGCACAACAGCATATTTTGACGGGGATTCCGGAAAACAACTGGACAATGGATTTGCAGGCGAAGACTTGTATCGATTTGGTGACAGTTGGCGAAACTACGACGGCAGTCCGTCCTTATGGTTTCTCGGATAAATTTTCGGGCAAGGTGGCCGATAAATCGACTCTTTGGATGGGAATCTCGTTGCCGGAATGGTTTTTCCAACACGATGTTACTTTAGAGGATGCGGGTATTTTGCCGGATACAGATATTCAGGAAGCTGCCTTGTTCCCGTTGATTAAGGACGTTGAGCAAATGGGGCGCATGCTGAACTGGATGATCCAGGCGAATGGCGATGACGAAATGAAGGCGCTTTGGTTGAGTAGTGAGCGCTTGTCGGCAGCCGGAATTTCAGCAAAAGCGAACTTATTCCGCTTGTATGAGCAACGCAAAGCATTCCGCATTCAAAACTGGCCTGTGCTTGCGAAAAATTACCAGCGCAGTGTGTTTTACCAGGTCAACCTGGATGAAGCGGCTAAAGATTATGCTGAAAACAACATCGAATTACCGGCTTCATTGTCAGAGCAGGAGTCGGCAATCACACGACTGCACGATTATATGTTTCGAAGTCGGGTGGCCCAATATGCAGGTAAGAACCCGGAGCCCGATGAGCAAAAAGCATTTGCCTTGTTGCGCGAAAGCCTGATACAATCGCTGAAGGGAGATAAAGTTATTCCGCAACTCAATATTTTCCCCGATCAGATTGTGTGGGGACGCAGCCCGGTGCGCATCGACTTAGCCGGCGGCTGGAGTGACACGCCACCGTTTTGCCTCATGTCGGGCGGGTCGGTGTTGAACATGGCGATTGAACTGAACGGTCAGCCGCCGTTGCAGGTGTACATCAAACCTTGCGAGGAGTATAAAATTATTCTGCGATCGATTGATTTGGGCGCTCGGGAAGATGTCAAGACCTTTGAAGAGTTGGCTGACTACCAGAAAGTCGGTTCTCCGTTCTCCATCCCGAAGGCTGCCTTGTGTTTAGCAGGTTTTGGGCCTGTTTTCTCGAAATTGGTCAAAGGCAGCCTCGAAGAACAGTTGAAAGCCTTTGGTTGCGGTATTGAAATCTCGTTGTTAGCGGCCATCCCGAAAGGATCAGGTCTGGGAACAAGCTCGATTTTAGCCGCGACCGTATTGGGCGCGCTGTCCGACTTCTGCGGATTGAACTGGGATAAAAATGAAATTTGTAACCGAACATTGGTTCTGGAGCAATTGCTGACTACCGGTGGTGGTTGGCAGGATCAATACGGCGGTGTGTTCCCGGGCATCAAGTTGCTCGAAACACGTTCGGGTTTGTATCAATCACCAACGGTACGTTGGACGCCTGATTACCTCTTTACGCGCCCCGAATATCGCGAGTGCATGTTGTTGTACTATACCGGGATTACGCGAACAGCGAAGAATATTTTGTCAGAGATTGTTCGCGGAATGTTCCTGAACTCGACGCGTCACCTGGCTATTTTGAACGAAATAAAAGCACACGCCCAAACGACTTTTGAGGCGCTGCAAACCGGAAGTTACGAGCATTTTGCACAGCAAGTCAGCATGACCTGGCAGCAGAAACAGGATCTGGATCCGGGAACGAATCCTCCGGCTATTCAGGGCATCATCAATCAAATTAAAGATTTGTGTCTGGCCTATAAATTACCCGGCGCCGGTGGTGGTGGGTACATGTTCATCATGGCGAAAGATCCGGAAGCAGCGGGTAAAATCAAACAAATTCTGACGCTTAATCCACCGAACAAGAGCGCTCGTTTTGTCGACATCAGTTTGTCAAACAACGGGTTCCAATCGAGCCGTTCGTAG
- a CDS encoding pentapeptide repeat-containing protein has protein sequence MANYDETYENKHFETNQLKDTTFDGCTFVNCSFENTGLNHCDFIDCQFSDCNFAGAATAQTGFKDVKFGNCKLVGLDFSACNDFLFQVQFENCKMDYALFTAKKLKKTRFTNCSLKEVDFTRTDLSESVFDDCDLTDAQFESCLLVKADFRSAFNFTIDPSRNSLKKTRFATNGLAGLLRNYDLIIE, from the coding sequence ATGGCCAATTACGACGAAACTTACGAGAACAAACATTTCGAAACCAATCAACTGAAGGACACAACTTTCGACGGATGCACCTTCGTGAACTGTTCTTTTGAAAACACAGGGTTGAATCATTGCGACTTCATTGATTGCCAGTTTTCGGACTGTAATTTTGCAGGCGCAGCGACTGCCCAAACGGGGTTCAAAGACGTGAAATTTGGCAACTGCAAACTGGTTGGTTTGGATTTCTCAGCTTGCAACGATTTCCTGTTCCAGGTTCAGTTTGAAAACTGCAAAATGGATTATGCGTTGTTTACCGCGAAAAAGTTGAAGAAGACGCGTTTTACAAACTGCTCGTTGAAAGAAGTTGATTTTACCCGAACGGATCTCTCTGAATCTGTTTTTGATGACTGTGATCTGACTGATGCCCAATTTGAGAGTTGCCTGCTGGTTAAAGCCGACTTCCGGTCAGCCTTCAATTTTACGATTGACCCGTCGCGAAATAGTCTGAAAAAAACGCGTTTTGCAACCAACGGATTAGCAGGTTTGCTTCGGAATTACGATTTGATAATTGAATAA
- the mazG gene encoding nucleoside triphosphate pyrophosphohydrolase produces the protein MNEKLKAFGELLEIMDELRQKCPWDREQTFESLRKLTIEETYELGDAILQSDLNEIKKELGDLLLHIVFYAKIGEEKQAFNIEDVIRSLNEKLIYRHPHIYGEVDVNNSREVEQNWEALKLKEKGRKKKTVLEGVPASLPALVKANRIQEKVSGVGFDWEYPEQVWDKVKEEVNELQHEINSNDHDKIEAEFGDLFFAMVNAARLYKIDPEAALERTNLKFMKRFNYLESQTIKKGMDLKEMPLSEMDKYWEEAKRME, from the coding sequence ATGAATGAAAAATTGAAAGCTTTTGGCGAGTTGCTGGAAATTATGGATGAATTGCGTCAGAAGTGCCCGTGGGATCGGGAGCAAACTTTTGAGTCGCTGCGCAAACTGACAATTGAGGAAACCTACGAGCTGGGCGACGCAATCCTGCAGTCGGATCTGAATGAGATTAAAAAAGAGTTGGGCGACCTGTTGTTGCACATTGTCTTTTACGCAAAGATCGGGGAAGAAAAACAGGCTTTCAATATTGAGGATGTCATTCGATCGCTGAATGAAAAACTGATTTACCGCCACCCGCACATTTACGGCGAAGTGGACGTGAACAACTCACGCGAAGTGGAACAAAACTGGGAAGCCCTGAAACTGAAAGAAAAAGGGAGGAAAAAGAAAACCGTGCTGGAAGGTGTACCGGCCTCGTTACCCGCTTTGGTGAAAGCCAACCGTATCCAGGAAAAAGTGAGCGGTGTCGGGTTCGACTGGGAATACCCGGAACAGGTTTGGGACAAGGTGAAAGAAGAAGTAAACGAACTGCAGCATGAAATAAACAGCAACGACCACGATAAAATAGAAGCCGAATTTGGCGACCTCTTCTTTGCGATGGTGAATGCTGCCCGCTTGTACAAAATTGATCCCGAAGCCGCGCTGGAACGGACCAACCTGAAATTCATGAAACGCTTCAACTATTTAGAAAGCCAAACCATTAAGAAAGGCATGGATCTGAAAGAAATGCCTCTCTCGGAAATGGACAAATACTGGGAAGAAGCCAAACGAATGGAATAA